Proteins from a genomic interval of Periophthalmus magnuspinnatus isolate fPerMag1 chromosome 11, fPerMag1.2.pri, whole genome shotgun sequence:
- the tfpi2 gene encoding tissue factor pathway inhibitor 2, with product MLRWLEVSIMILSALGSVRPLRQKAVAVCLLRAEEGPCRADIQRFYYNTLTQKCEHFSYGGCQGNANNFRTYLECHKTCFRIPKVPVMCRLPQESGPCRAMLWRYFFNMSSLQCEPFYYGGCHGNANRFLSLASCSDLCSPTKDVPVLCRDPLDKGTCSASIPRFYYNPKSQMCEQFLYSGCGGSSNNFVSRQSCMDVCVPAKAGHKKHLVQRKVRRMGHSKKQWKFRTPSEPF from the exons ATGCTGCGCTGGTTAGAAGTGTCCATAATGATCCTGTCTGCACTGGGCAGCGTGCGTCCTCTGCGCCAAAAAG CCGTAGCCGTGTGCCTGTTGCGCGCGGAGGAGGGGCCGTGTCGAGCGGACATCCAGCGTTTCTACTACAACACTTTGACCCAGAAGTGCGAGCACTTCTCCTACGGGGGCTGTCAGGGCAACGCCAACAACTTCCGCACGTACCTGGAGTGCCACAAGACCTGCTTCCGAATCCCAA AGGTCCCTGTGATGTGCCGCCTGCCCCAGGAGTCGGGCCCCTGTCGCGCCATGCTCTGGAGGTACTTCTTCAACATGAGCTCTCTACAGTGTGAGCCCTTCTACTATGGAGGCTGCCACGGCAATGCCAACCGCTTTCTCAGCCTGGCTTCCTGCTCCGACCTCTGCAGCCCCACCAAAG ATGTCCCTGTCCTATGTCGAGACCCTCTGGACAAAGGGACATGTTCGGCATCCATCCCTCGCTTCTACTACAACCCCAAGTCACAGATGTGTGAACAGTTCCTCTACTCAGGCTGTGGGGGCAGCAGCAACAACTTTGTGTCCAGGCAGAGCTGTATGGACGTGTGTGTCCCAGCAAAGGCAG GACACAAAAAGCACTTAGTCCAGAGGAAAGTGCGGCGCATGGGACACAGCAAGAAGCAGTGGAAATTCCGAACCCCTTCTGAGCCCTTCTGA